One Streptomyces showdoensis genomic region harbors:
- a CDS encoding helix-turn-helix transcriptional regulator, translating to MPVGRMVGRDAELARIRTALDNTMAGVGECLIIEGSPGIGKSRLLTAASDYATELGMATAAGRATKLDHVAPLSTLLGALRNSCPLVVDNFDQLGDPASNRFWLIDQLGDRLERYVAERPLLITLDNVQWADELTALALRLLVPSLTSSPVLWLLACRTAPSRSPGRSAVELLLQEGVERMELRSLDDDAVHALCREILGAEPDRELLALARRSAGNPFLLEELLSGQRAGGAPLPAVGGLPGGGFGDRPAGVDLSAGFVDAVQRHLQSLSPDAHRLLEAGAVLGRPFTVHEAAGLWGRRAVELVAAAEEAMQQDALMETGTELAFRHDLIRESVLSALPGPVRKVLHREAVTVLRAENRPASEIAEHLIRGSSHWNSQTVDALRTTITQLARTSPSTAADLALRTLKAIGEDHPVRPRLAAEAVGLLSTVGRLAEAQELGESALKTGMHPETEAMLLYGLASALKHAGQDVAAVRYTERALALPSVADAVRARVLAIQAHALLNAGGLREATVAADQAVLLARSAAEYPSMALGIAAQSIAAQSSGDISGAITLAGEAVQIADEYGGEAAQLHPRLWLGSAMAAADRFTEAAAVYEYGQREAHRFGTAWSQPLWHYHRAELWLARGLIDDAFAEAEAGLRMAEQLTTMAMGVPLLATLARLALCSGDLETARSRLDHARRLDADGIGSRIEDLAWCTALLLEAEGRPEQALEALKPLLDSLPGRLLLFTQEPGAAPRVVRLALRAGARDLAGVVADAISGLARRNPGFVSLSAADTHTRGLLEGDPAMLRAAVEAYQDSPRTPLRAEALEDLGAAMQTTGHRHEATDLIREAFDLFTTAGLRMDADRVSERLGRPPGVRTAAGPPQLASLAWSQLTRSEIKVARLVAEGLTNREVAARLFLSPHTVDSHLRHIFSKLGLSSRVALTRWVLKQDAAAEAEA from the coding sequence ATGCCCGTGGGACGCATGGTCGGCAGAGACGCCGAACTGGCCCGCATCCGCACAGCGCTCGACAATACGATGGCCGGCGTCGGTGAATGTTTGATTATTGAAGGTTCACCCGGAATTGGGAAGAGCCGGCTCCTCACGGCCGCCAGCGACTACGCCACCGAACTCGGCATGGCCACGGCCGCCGGACGCGCCACCAAACTGGACCACGTCGCCCCCCTGAGCACCCTGCTCGGCGCCCTCAGGAACAGCTGCCCGCTGGTCGTCGACAACTTCGACCAGCTCGGCGACCCCGCCTCCAACCGCTTCTGGCTGATCGACCAGCTCGGCGACCGGCTGGAGCGCTACGTCGCCGAACGGCCGCTCCTCATCACCCTCGACAACGTCCAGTGGGCCGACGAACTGACCGCGCTGGCGCTCCGCCTGCTCGTCCCCTCGCTCACCTCCTCGCCCGTCCTGTGGCTGCTCGCCTGCCGCACCGCACCCTCCCGCTCGCCCGGGCGCAGCGCCGTGGAGCTGCTGCTCCAGGAGGGCGTCGAGCGCATGGAGCTGCGGTCCCTCGACGACGACGCGGTGCACGCCCTGTGCCGGGAGATCCTCGGCGCGGAACCCGACCGCGAGCTCCTCGCCCTGGCCCGCCGCAGCGCCGGCAACCCCTTCCTCCTGGAGGAGCTGCTGAGCGGACAGCGCGCCGGCGGCGCCCCGCTGCCGGCCGTCGGCGGCCTGCCCGGCGGCGGCTTCGGCGACCGTCCGGCCGGCGTCGACCTCTCCGCCGGCTTCGTCGACGCGGTCCAGCGGCACCTGCAGAGCCTCTCGCCGGACGCCCACCGATTACTGGAGGCGGGCGCGGTCCTCGGCCGCCCCTTCACCGTGCACGAGGCCGCCGGCCTGTGGGGCCGCCGGGCCGTGGAGCTGGTGGCCGCCGCCGAGGAGGCCATGCAGCAGGACGCCCTCATGGAGACCGGCACCGAACTCGCCTTCCGGCACGACCTGATCCGCGAGTCCGTGCTGAGCGCCCTCCCCGGCCCGGTGCGCAAGGTGCTGCACCGCGAGGCGGTCACCGTCCTGCGGGCGGAGAACCGCCCGGCCAGCGAGATCGCCGAACACCTCATCCGCGGCAGCTCGCACTGGAACAGCCAGACCGTCGACGCGCTGCGCACCACCATCACCCAGCTCGCCCGGACCTCCCCGAGCACGGCCGCCGACCTGGCCCTGCGCACCCTCAAGGCGATCGGCGAGGACCACCCCGTACGCCCGCGGCTGGCGGCGGAGGCGGTCGGCCTGCTCTCCACCGTCGGACGGCTCGCCGAGGCGCAGGAGCTCGGCGAATCCGCGCTCAAGACCGGCATGCACCCCGAGACCGAGGCCATGCTGCTGTACGGACTCGCCTCCGCGCTCAAGCACGCGGGTCAGGACGTGGCGGCCGTCCGCTACACCGAGCGGGCGCTCGCGCTGCCGAGCGTGGCCGACGCGGTCCGTGCCCGGGTGCTGGCCATCCAGGCCCACGCCCTGCTCAACGCGGGCGGGCTGCGCGAGGCGACCGTCGCCGCGGACCAGGCGGTGCTGCTCGCCCGCAGCGCGGCGGAGTACCCGTCGATGGCCCTCGGCATCGCCGCCCAGAGCATCGCCGCCCAGTCCTCCGGCGACATCTCCGGCGCCATCACCCTGGCCGGCGAGGCGGTCCAGATCGCCGACGAGTACGGCGGCGAGGCCGCCCAGCTCCACCCGCGGCTCTGGCTCGGCTCCGCCATGGCGGCGGCCGACCGCTTCACCGAGGCCGCCGCCGTCTACGAGTACGGCCAGCGCGAGGCCCACCGCTTCGGCACCGCCTGGTCGCAGCCGCTGTGGCACTACCACCGGGCCGAACTGTGGCTGGCCCGCGGCCTGATCGACGACGCCTTCGCGGAGGCCGAGGCCGGACTGCGGATGGCCGAACAGCTCACCACCATGGCCATGGGCGTCCCCCTGCTCGCCACCCTCGCCCGTCTGGCGCTCTGCTCCGGCGACCTGGAGACGGCCCGCAGCCGCCTCGACCACGCCCGCCGGCTCGACGCGGACGGCATCGGCTCCCGGATCGAGGACCTGGCGTGGTGCACGGCCCTGCTCCTGGAGGCCGAGGGCCGCCCCGAACAGGCCCTGGAGGCGCTGAAACCGCTGCTCGACAGCCTGCCGGGCCGGCTGCTGCTGTTCACCCAGGAGCCCGGCGCCGCCCCGCGCGTGGTCCGGCTGGCCCTGCGCGCCGGGGCCCGTGACCTCGCCGGCGTCGTCGCGGACGCCATCAGCGGGCTGGCCCGCCGCAACCCGGGCTTCGTCTCCCTGTCCGCGGCCGACACCCACACCCGCGGACTGCTCGAAGGGGACCCGGCGATGCTGCGGGCCGCCGTCGAGGCGTACCAGGACAGCCCGCGCACCCCGCTGCGCGCCGAGGCCCTGGAGGACCTCGGCGCGGCGATGCAGACCACCGGCCACCGGCACGAGGCCACGGACCTGATCCGCGAGGCCTTCGACCTGTTCACGACGGCGGGCCTGCGCATGGACGCCGACCGGGTCTCCGAACGCCTCGGCCGGCCCCCGGGCGTCCGGACGGCGGCGGGCCCGCCGCAGCTCGCCTCCCTGGCCTGGAGCCAGCTGACCCGCTCCGAGATCAAGGTCGCCCGGCTGGTCGCCGAGGGCCTCACCAACCGCGAGGTGGCGGCCCGGCTGTTCCTCTCCCCGCACACGGTGGACAGCCACCTGCGCCACATCTTCTCCAAGCTGGGCCTGTCCAGCCGTGTCGCCCTGACCCGCTGGGTCCTCAAGCAGGACGCCGCCGCGGAAGCGGAGGCCTGA
- a CDS encoding LuxR family transcriptional regulator has product MTNARLGEALRLLGIDETAVRVYLALLDRAPAPLGEIGSAAGLGGAALAAAYDELVDAGLASAAEGAGDVVAPVPPAAGLEILARHRAAELEESRIAVGGAFDSFRRHRLAAYNDDLVEVVTGDAIGRRMRHAWASAREQIRQFESPPYVPLVGATEDSLATLARGVRQRVVYSRESLEHPGHLKDVIEPCIEAGEQARVLPSVPVKLLIIDEAYALVSLSIKEADVVNTMLVVQPCGLLSALVALFEQCWRNALPFHGHDARPGGLAPADRRLLRLLAGGAGDEVIARELGISRRTLFRRLQILMARLGAANRFQMALQAQRSGWL; this is encoded by the coding sequence ATGACGAACGCGAGACTCGGCGAGGCGCTCCGGCTGCTGGGCATCGACGAGACGGCGGTCCGGGTCTATCTGGCCCTGCTGGACCGGGCGCCCGCGCCGCTGGGCGAGATCGGGAGCGCGGCCGGGCTCGGCGGCGCGGCGCTGGCCGCCGCCTACGACGAGCTGGTGGACGCCGGTCTGGCGAGTGCCGCCGAGGGGGCCGGGGACGTGGTGGCCCCGGTGCCCCCGGCGGCGGGGCTGGAGATCCTGGCCCGGCACCGGGCGGCGGAGCTGGAGGAGTCGCGGATCGCCGTGGGCGGCGCGTTCGACTCGTTCCGGCGGCACCGGCTCGCCGCGTACAACGACGATCTGGTGGAGGTCGTCACCGGCGACGCGATCGGCCGCCGGATGCGGCACGCCTGGGCGAGCGCCCGGGAGCAGATCCGGCAGTTCGAGTCCCCGCCGTACGTGCCGCTGGTCGGGGCGACGGAGGACTCGCTGGCCACGCTGGCGCGGGGGGTGCGGCAGCGGGTCGTGTACTCGCGGGAGTCGCTGGAGCACCCGGGCCATCTGAAGGACGTGATCGAGCCGTGCATCGAGGCCGGGGAGCAGGCCAGGGTGCTGCCGTCGGTGCCGGTCAAGCTGCTGATCATCGACGAGGCGTACGCGCTGGTGTCGCTGTCCATCAAGGAGGCGGACGTCGTCAACACGATGCTGGTGGTGCAGCCGTGCGGGCTGCTGTCCGCGCTGGTGGCGCTGTTCGAGCAGTGCTGGCGGAACGCGCTGCCGTTCCACGGGCACGACGCCCGCCCGGGCGGACTCGCGCCGGCGGACCGGCGGCTGCTGCGGCTCCTGGCGGGCGGCGCGGGCGACGAGGTGATCGCCCGGGAGCTGGGGATCAGCCGCCGGACCCTTTTCCGGCGCCTGCAGATCCTGATGGCCCGGCTGGGGGCGGCGAACCGCTTCCAGATGGCGTTGCAGGCGCAGCGGTCCGGCTGGCTGTGA
- a CDS encoding 3-deoxy-7-phosphoheptulonate synthase — protein sequence MATAPSAVPSTAPSVRAHAGPHRWTGQPAAQNPQWRDHPAYEAAMDALTAAPALVRPDELVVLRDALAKVALGEWLVVQAGDCAESFYECGPEAIGARLEMLDRFAGALGARTGRPVLRIGRIGGQYAKPRSKPVERYEDRTLPSFRGHLVNSEVPSRAARQPDPRRMLWAYRAASRVLAQVDGHRSARAAADGAAGHRGPSLGPWSSHEALVVDYEAGLLREDPRLGTYLASTHLPWIGERTRDPDSVHVRMLASLANPVGCKVGPTADPAALRRLCAILDPERTPGRLVLIARMGRDRAAEALPGLVAAVRDAGHPVVWLCDPMHGNTVTAANGLKTRHLDTLVEEVRIFLRTLAEQGVPAGGVHLEAAGEPVTECVGGAVTSERELTRRYTTLCDPRLSPEQGLRLIDSCF from the coding sequence ATGGCCACCGCCCCGTCCGCCGTCCCCTCCACCGCCCCTTCCGTCCGGGCGCACGCCGGTCCCCACCGCTGGACCGGGCAGCCGGCCGCCCAGAACCCGCAGTGGCGGGACCACCCGGCCTACGAGGCCGCCATGGACGCCCTCACGGCGGCACCCGCCCTCGTCCGGCCCGACGAGCTGGTGGTCCTGCGGGACGCCCTCGCGAAGGTGGCGCTCGGCGAGTGGCTGGTCGTGCAGGCGGGCGACTGCGCCGAGAGCTTCTACGAGTGCGGCCCCGAGGCGATCGGCGCCCGGCTGGAGATGCTGGACCGGTTCGCCGGGGCGCTCGGCGCCCGCACCGGGCGCCCGGTGCTGCGCATCGGGCGCATCGGGGGCCAGTACGCCAAGCCCCGGTCCAAGCCGGTGGAGCGGTACGAGGACCGGACGCTGCCCTCGTTCCGGGGGCACCTGGTCAACTCCGAGGTGCCCAGCCGGGCCGCCCGGCAGCCCGATCCGCGTCGCATGCTCTGGGCCTACCGGGCCGCTTCCCGGGTGCTCGCCCAGGTGGACGGGCACCGGTCCGCGCGGGCGGCCGCCGACGGGGCCGCGGGCCACCGGGGCCCTTCGCTCGGGCCGTGGTCCAGCCACGAGGCCCTGGTGGTCGACTACGAGGCGGGCCTGCTGCGGGAGGACCCGCGCCTCGGGACGTACCTCGCCTCCACCCATCTGCCGTGGATCGGCGAGCGCACCCGTGATCCCGACTCCGTCCACGTGCGGATGCTCGCCTCCCTCGCCAACCCGGTCGGGTGCAAGGTCGGGCCGACGGCGGACCCGGCCGCGCTGCGGCGGCTGTGCGCGATCCTGGACCCGGAGCGCACGCCCGGCCGGCTGGTCCTGATCGCGCGGATGGGCCGGGACCGGGCGGCGGAGGCCCTGCCCGGTCTGGTCGCCGCGGTGCGGGACGCCGGGCACCCGGTGGTCTGGCTCTGCGACCCGATGCACGGCAACACGGTCACCGCGGCCAACGGCCTGAAGACCCGTCATCTCGACACGCTCGTCGAGGAGGTGCGGATCTTCCTGCGGACCCTGGCCGAGCAGGGCGTGCCCGCGGGCGGCGTCCACCTGGAGGCCGCGGGGGAGCCGGTCACCGAGTGCGTCGGGGGCGCCGTCACGAGCGAGCGGGAGCTGACGCGGCGCTACACCACGCTGTGCGACCCGCGGCTGAGCCCCGAGCAGGGGCTGCGCCTGATCGACAGCTGCTTCTGA
- a CDS encoding aminopeptidase P family protein, with translation MAKGRKNGLYDGISEELSALMRTGWADTERHDLEPDAQAPYAARRREALSARFPGERLVVPSGRLKVRSNDDTYPFRPYTGYVHMTGDQARECALVLEPRAEGGHDAVLYTLPRDGRDTDEFWIGYTAELWMGRRRSLAESERVLGLPCRDVRTLAADLAADTEVPTRVVRGLDPALESAVTTDEDRDDELEEVLSDLRLVKDAWELAEMRKAVDSTVRGFDDAIRELSKAIATSERWIEGTFYRRARLEGNHVGYGTIAAAGEHATIMHWTSNDGPVRPGELLLLDAGVETHSLYTADVTRTLPISGTFTEVQRKVYDAVYEAQQAGFDAVKPGAAYRDFHVASQRHLAEKLVEWGFIEGPAERAYELGLQRRFTMAGTGHMLGLDVHDCAHARNEEYVDGVLEPGMVLTVEPGLYFQPDDLTVPEEWRGIGVRIEDDLVVTADGHENLSAGLPRTADEVEAWMARTAG, from the coding sequence GTGGCCAAGGGCCGGAAGAACGGTCTGTACGACGGGATCTCCGAGGAACTGTCCGCGCTGATGCGCACGGGCTGGGCCGACACCGAGCGGCACGACCTCGAACCGGACGCGCAGGCGCCCTACGCGGCCCGCCGCCGCGAGGCGCTGTCCGCGCGCTTCCCGGGCGAGCGCCTGGTCGTCCCGTCGGGCAGGCTCAAGGTCCGCTCCAACGACGACACCTACCCCTTCCGGCCGTACACCGGCTACGTCCACATGACCGGCGACCAGGCCCGCGAGTGCGCCCTGGTGCTGGAGCCCCGCGCCGAGGGCGGCCACGACGCCGTCCTGTACACGCTGCCGCGCGACGGCCGGGACACCGACGAGTTCTGGATCGGCTACACCGCCGAACTGTGGATGGGCCGCCGCCGCTCGCTCGCCGAGTCCGAGCGCGTCCTGGGCCTGCCCTGCCGCGACGTGCGCACGCTCGCCGCCGACCTGGCCGCCGACACCGAGGTCCCCACCCGCGTCGTCCGCGGTCTCGACCCGGCCCTGGAGTCCGCCGTCACCACCGACGAGGACCGCGACGACGAGCTCGAAGAGGTCCTCAGCGACCTGCGGCTGGTCAAGGACGCGTGGGAGCTCGCCGAGATGCGCAAGGCCGTGGACTCCACGGTCCGCGGCTTCGACGACGCGATCCGCGAGCTCTCCAAGGCGATCGCCACCTCCGAGCGCTGGATCGAGGGCACCTTCTACCGCCGGGCGCGCCTGGAGGGCAACCACGTCGGCTACGGCACGATCGCCGCCGCCGGCGAGCACGCCACGATCATGCACTGGACCTCCAACGACGGCCCGGTGCGCCCCGGCGAGCTGCTGCTCCTCGACGCCGGCGTGGAGACCCACAGCCTCTACACCGCCGACGTCACCCGCACCCTGCCCATCAGCGGCACCTTCACCGAGGTGCAGCGGAAGGTGTACGACGCGGTGTACGAGGCCCAGCAGGCGGGCTTCGACGCCGTGAAGCCGGGCGCCGCCTACCGCGACTTCCACGTCGCCTCGCAGCGCCACCTCGCGGAGAAGCTGGTCGAGTGGGGCTTCATCGAGGGCCCGGCCGAGCGCGCGTACGAGCTCGGTCTGCAGCGCCGCTTCACCATGGCCGGCACCGGCCACATGCTCGGCCTGGACGTGCACGACTGCGCCCACGCGCGCAACGAGGAGTACGTGGACGGCGTCCTGGAGCCCGGCATGGTCCTCACCGTCGAGCCGGGCCTCTACTTCCAGCCCGACGACCTGACCGTGCCGGAGGAGTGGCGCGGCATCGGCGTCCGCATCGAGGACGACCTGGTGGTGACGGCCGACGGACACGAGAACCTGTCCGCGGGCCTGCCGCGCACCGCCGACGAGGTCGAGGCCTGGATGGCCCGCACCGCGGGCTGA
- a CDS encoding isochorismatase family protein — translation MAGIPPIEPYALPSADELPGNTARWSADPDRAVLLVHDMQRYFLRPFPAPLREPLVRNAALLRERAVATGMPVAYTAQPGGMDDEQRGLLKDFWGPGMRVDPADREVVEPLAPGPDDQVFTKWRYSAFFRSGLLEWMRERGRDQLVVCGVYAHVGVLMTAVEAFTNDIQPFFVADAVADFSAAYHRQAVTYAAERCAVVTTTDTVLAQLGAARTAGATA, via the coding sequence ATGGCGGGCATACCCCCCATCGAGCCGTACGCGCTGCCGTCCGCGGACGAACTGCCCGGCAACACCGCCCGGTGGTCCGCCGATCCGGACCGCGCGGTGCTGCTCGTCCACGACATGCAGCGCTACTTCCTGCGCCCGTTCCCCGCTCCCCTGCGCGAGCCGCTGGTGCGCAACGCCGCCCTGCTGCGCGAGCGGGCCGTGGCGACGGGGATGCCGGTGGCGTACACGGCGCAGCCCGGTGGGATGGACGACGAACAGCGCGGGCTGCTCAAGGACTTCTGGGGTCCGGGCATGCGCGTCGACCCCGCCGACCGCGAGGTCGTCGAGCCGCTGGCGCCGGGGCCGGACGACCAGGTGTTCACCAAGTGGCGCTACAGCGCGTTCTTCCGCTCCGGGCTCCTGGAGTGGATGCGCGAGCGGGGCCGCGACCAGCTGGTGGTGTGCGGGGTGTACGCGCACGTCGGTGTGCTGATGACGGCGGTCGAGGCGTTCACCAACGACATCCAGCCCTTCTTCGTCGCCGACGCGGTCGCCGACTTCTCCGCCGCGTACCACCGGCAGGCGGTCACGTACGCGGCCGAGCGCTGCGCCGTCGTCACGACCACCGACACCGTGCTCGCCCAGCTGGGGGCGGCCCGTACCGCGGGAGCCACCGCATGA
- a CDS encoding 3-deoxy-7-phosphoheptulonate synthase: MDDALLDIRYDNALQQPPWEDETHVLRVRKELAALPALVDAEDVRTLRSMLARVAVGEAHVVQAGDCAEDTAESTPGHVARKAGLLNVLAGQLEMATTRPVVRIGRMAGQYGKPRSRPTERVGELELPVFRGHMVNSPEPDPESRRPDPERLLTGYQAARAVMAGLGWLDSHAGPRIGAPVWTSHEALLLDYEVPMLRRQPDGRLLLTSTHLPWIGDRTRQLDGAHVALLAEVVNPVACKVGPDMTAEELLALCERLDPGREEGRLTLIARMGAGTVAERLPSLVAAVRAAGHPVIWLTDPMHGNTVSTPTGLKSRYLETVSREADEFRDAVAAGGGVAGGLHLETTPDDVTECVLDASEVDLVPTRYTSCCDPRLNPGQALSVVSSWWKAARTAQPAAA; the protein is encoded by the coding sequence ATGGACGACGCCCTGCTCGACATTCGCTATGACAACGCCTTGCAGCAGCCCCCGTGGGAGGACGAGACGCACGTGCTGCGGGTCCGCAAGGAACTCGCCGCGCTGCCCGCCCTCGTCGACGCCGAGGACGTACGCACCCTGCGGTCCATGCTGGCGCGGGTCGCGGTCGGCGAGGCCCACGTGGTGCAGGCGGGTGACTGCGCCGAGGACACGGCCGAGTCCACCCCCGGCCACGTCGCCCGCAAGGCCGGCCTGCTGAACGTCCTCGCCGGACAGCTGGAGATGGCCACGACCAGACCGGTCGTCCGCATCGGCCGGATGGCCGGCCAGTACGGCAAGCCCCGCTCCCGGCCCACCGAGCGGGTCGGCGAGCTCGAACTCCCGGTGTTCCGAGGCCACATGGTCAACAGCCCCGAGCCCGACCCCGAGTCCCGGCGGCCCGATCCCGAGCGGCTGCTCACCGGCTACCAGGCCGCCCGCGCCGTCATGGCCGGCCTCGGCTGGCTCGACTCCCACGCCGGCCCCCGCATCGGCGCGCCGGTGTGGACCAGTCACGAGGCGCTGCTGCTGGACTACGAGGTCCCGATGCTGCGCCGGCAGCCCGACGGCCGCCTCCTCCTCACCTCCACCCACCTGCCGTGGATCGGCGACCGCACCCGGCAGCTCGACGGCGCCCACGTCGCCCTGCTCGCGGAGGTCGTCAACCCGGTGGCCTGCAAGGTCGGACCCGACATGACGGCCGAGGAGCTGCTGGCCCTGTGCGAGCGGCTCGACCCCGGGCGCGAGGAGGGCCGGCTCACCCTCATCGCCCGCATGGGCGCGGGGACCGTAGCCGAGCGGCTGCCCTCCCTGGTCGCGGCCGTGCGCGCCGCCGGGCACCCGGTGATCTGGCTGACCGACCCCATGCACGGGAACACGGTCAGCACCCCCACGGGCCTCAAGTCCCGCTATCTGGAGACGGTCTCGCGGGAGGCCGACGAGTTCCGGGACGCGGTGGCCGCCGGCGGCGGCGTGGCGGGCGGACTCCACCTGGAGACCACCCCCGACGACGTCACCGAGTGCGTCCTGGACGCCTCCGAGGTCGACCTCGTCCCCACCCGGTACACCAGCTGCTGCGACCCGCGGCTCAACCCCGGCCAGGCCCTGTCCGTGGTCTCGTCCTGGTGGAAGGCCGCCAGGACGGCCCAGCCCGCGGCCGCCTAG
- a CDS encoding anthranilate synthase family protein, with protein MTDAPADLLAAVLAADPPPYALLHRPESAGAGTVDVLLGRISTPATLADLPLPDRAPAPGGGPRHELLTLVPYRQIAERGFAAPDDGEPLIAMSVAEQAVVPLDEVLRRLPDLPIDLAGGDFDVEDETYAETVRRVIADEIGTGEGANFVIKRSFVTDITGYTPHTALSFFRRLLRGESGAYWTFVVHTGERTFVGATPERHISVRGGNAVMNPISGTYRYPPSGPTLPGVMDFLSDRKEADELFMVVDEELKMMARICEGGGRVVGPYLKEMARLAHTEYFIEGHTTRDPREILRESMFAPTVTGSPLESACRVIERYEPEGRGYYSGVVALIGRDARGERALDSSILIRTADIDRSGRVRIGVGATLVRHSDPVSEVAETRAKAAGLLAALQEPGPAGGRGPGAGAAGFDHHPEVRATLERRNSPLAGFWFTGHAERDRSVPDLAGKRVLVVDAEDTFTSMIDHQLRSLGLEVTVRRFDEPYAFDGHDLVVMGPGPGDPRETAHPKIAHLRGAIDTLLAERRPFLAVCLSHQALSLRLGLPLVRRDVPNQGVQQEIDFFGARERVGFYNTFAARSPEDRLDCEGVGPVEVSRDPVTSEVHALRGPHFASMQFHAESLLTEDGVRLSGGLLREVLGARR; from the coding sequence ATGACCGACGCGCCCGCCGACCTGCTGGCCGCGGTGCTCGCCGCCGACCCGCCCCCCTACGCGCTGCTGCACCGCCCGGAGAGCGCCGGAGCGGGCACCGTGGACGTCCTGCTCGGCCGGATCTCGACCCCGGCGACGCTGGCGGACCTCCCGCTGCCCGACCGGGCGCCGGCCCCGGGCGGGGGTCCGCGGCACGAGCTGCTGACCCTGGTCCCGTACCGGCAGATCGCCGAGCGCGGCTTCGCCGCGCCGGACGACGGCGAGCCGCTGATCGCGATGAGCGTCGCCGAGCAGGCCGTCGTCCCCCTCGACGAGGTCCTGCGCAGGCTCCCCGACCTGCCCATCGACCTCGCCGGAGGCGACTTCGACGTCGAGGACGAGACCTACGCGGAGACGGTCCGGCGGGTCATCGCCGACGAGATCGGCACGGGCGAGGGCGCCAACTTCGTCATCAAGCGCTCCTTCGTCACCGACATCACCGGCTACACCCCGCACACCGCGCTGTCGTTCTTCCGGCGCCTGCTGCGGGGCGAGTCGGGCGCCTACTGGACCTTCGTCGTCCACACCGGCGAGCGGACCTTCGTGGGCGCGACGCCCGAGCGGCACATCAGCGTGCGGGGCGGCAACGCGGTGATGAACCCGATCAGCGGCACCTACCGGTATCCGCCCTCCGGCCCCACCCTGCCGGGGGTGATGGACTTCCTCTCGGACCGGAAGGAAGCCGACGAGCTCTTCATGGTCGTCGACGAAGAGCTCAAGATGATGGCGCGGATCTGCGAGGGCGGCGGCCGGGTGGTGGGCCCCTATCTCAAGGAGATGGCCCGGCTCGCGCACACCGAGTACTTCATCGAGGGACACACGACCCGGGACCCGCGCGAGATCCTGCGGGAGTCGATGTTCGCCCCGACGGTCACCGGCAGCCCCCTGGAGAGCGCCTGCCGGGTCATCGAGCGGTACGAGCCCGAGGGCCGCGGCTACTACAGCGGCGTGGTGGCCCTGATCGGCCGCGACGCCCGCGGCGAGCGGGCGCTGGACTCGTCGATCCTCATCCGCACCGCCGACATCGACCGGTCCGGCCGGGTGCGGATCGGCGTGGGCGCCACGCTCGTGCGCCACTCCGACCCGGTGTCGGAGGTGGCCGAGACCCGGGCCAAGGCGGCCGGGCTGCTGGCCGCGCTCCAGGAGCCGGGCCCGGCGGGCGGGCGCGGGCCCGGCGCGGGTGCCGCCGGGTTCGACCACCACCCCGAGGTCCGGGCCACGCTGGAGCGGCGCAACTCCCCCCTCGCCGGCTTCTGGTTCACCGGCCACGCGGAGCGGGACCGGTCCGTGCCGGACCTCGCGGGCAAGCGGGTCCTGGTGGTGGACGCCGAGGACACCTTCACCTCGATGATCGACCACCAGCTCCGCTCCCTCGGCCTGGAGGTGACGGTCCGTCGCTTCGACGAGCCGTACGCCTTCGACGGCCACGACCTCGTCGTGATGGGCCCGGGTCCGGGCGACCCGCGGGAGACGGCCCACCCGAAGATCGCCCATCTGCGCGGGGCGATCGACACGCTGCTGGCCGAGCGGCGTCCCTTCCTCGCGGTCTGCCTCAGCCACCAGGCGCTCAGCCTGCGCCTCGGCCTCCCCCTGGTGCGCAGGGACGTGCCCAACCAGGGCGTCCAGCAGGAGATCGACTTCTTCGGCGCCCGCGAACGCGTCGGCTTCTACAACACCTTCGCCGCGCGCAGCCCCGAGGACAGGCTGGACTGCGAGGGCGTGGGCCCGGTGGAGGTGAGCCGGGACCCGGTCACCTCCGAGGTGCACGCGCTGCGCGGCCCGCACTTCGCCTCGATGCAGTTCCACGCCGAGTCGCTGCTCACCGAGGACGGGGTGCGGCTGTCCGGCGGGCTGCTGCGGGAGGTGCTCGGCGCCCGGCGGTGA